The Chanodichthys erythropterus isolate Z2021 chromosome 12, ASM2448905v1, whole genome shotgun sequence genome contains a region encoding:
- the eslec gene encoding ladderlectin yields MWISATFILFALALNGVAESRSEPIGRRCPAGWDKFGTQCFKFFSKSKSWADAEKHCVDLGGNLASVHSDLTHTFLKNFVKKQSSRTTRSWIGAHDATKAFVWFWSDGSKFEYSDWHTGEPNNGANAERCVEMGYGDEKLWNDARCESRLPYVCYRVARIEF; encoded by the exons ATGTGGATTTCTGCAACATTCATTCTTTTTGCACTGGCTCTAAATGGAGTCGCTGAATCCAGATCAG AACCTATTGGTCGAAGATGCCCTGCTGGCTGGGATAAATTTGGAAcacaatgttttaaatttttcaGCAAGTCCAAATCATGGGCTGATGCAGAG AAACACTGTGTTGATCTCGGAGGAAACCTTGCATCTGTTCACAGTGACCTCACTCAcacttttctgaaaaacttTGTGAAAAAACAATCCAGTCGCACCACCCGATCCTGGATTGGTGCTCATGATGCAACTAAG GCATTTGTCTGGTTTTGGAGTGACGGATCAAAGTTTGAGTACAGTGACTGGCACACTGGTGAGCCAAATAATGGAGCAAATGCTGAAAGATGCGTGGAGATGGGCTATGGAG ATGAGAAGCTCTGGAATGATGCACGCTGTGAAAGCCGTCTCCCTTACGTCTGTTACAGAGTGGCTAGGATTGAGTTTTAA